The window GTTGCATACTCTCCCTCTCGCCCTCAACAACTACAACAGCTACAGCTACACAACACAACATAATGCACAAAACCTACTCACTAAGAAACCAGAGAACTCCCACCGCCTCCGAGTTACAACAACCGCCACCACCACCAGCCACCACCAAGTCCAAGTTCTTCGGTAAGGCCTCATTGGCCTCCACCTTCCGTAAGTCGACCGCCGCCAATTTCGGTCCTGAACTATCCCGTAAGTTGTCCCAGCTGGTCAAGACTGAGAAGGGTGTCCTAAGGGCCCTGGAAGTGGTCGCCAACGAAAGACGCGCCGCCGCTAGACAATTGTCCCTTTGGGGGTACGATAACGACGATGATGTCTCAGACGTCACTGATAAGTTGGGAGTGTTGATGTACGAATTGGGTGAGTTGCAGGATCAATTCATCGATAAGTACGATCAGTACCGTGTCACTTTGAAATCCATTAGGAATATTGAAGCTTCCGTGCAACCTTCTAGAGATAGAAAGGAGAAGATTACGGATGAAATTgctcatttgaaatataagGAACCAAACTCTACAAAGATCCCTGTGTTGGAACAGGAATTGGTGAGAGCCGAGGCAGAATCATTGGTCGCAGAGGCTCAATTGTCGAATATTACTAGGGAGAAATTAAAGGCAGCatataattatttgttcGATTCAATGAGAGAATTGGCAGAGAAATTCGCTTTGATTGCAGGCTACGGGAAGGCACTATTGGAGTTGTTAGATGATTCTCCAGTGACACCAGGGGAGGCAAGACCCGCTTATGACGGATATGATGCTTCAAGACAAATTATTATGGATGCGGAAGCCGCTTTGGAAGCATGGACTTTGGATATCGCAGCTGTCAAACCAACTTTATCATTCCATCAAACAATGGATGACGTTTATGGCGAAGTggacgaagaagaagaagagcaGGAACCTCAAGAAGAAGTGGACGATGGTGCACACGAAATTGAACAAGGAGAAGGTGAACAACAAGAGGAAATCTGGGATGATGAAGGTGATGCTCAGGTACCACAAGCCTAGGTACCCAAATTTGTTTTgtgttttttgttttaatgTTTATCAAACTTTTTATACCTCTACTCTACccttttattaattaattaattaattatctaatgaatgaatattcaaatcttactttttattatttacatgTAACAACCCTctatctttcaattcttctttcaacGCACCATATTGATCATCTATATACTTAACACGCTTTAACATGGCATTCTGCACTGCCACATATCGTATCCTCTTTCGATActcatttttttgaatcttAGTACCATCATCTGACTTGATCAAATTACAATTACTACCATGCCCCCTTATCTTGCCTTTCTTTAACCATTTAGGTTGACATCCAATATACCAAAACGCTCGCGTCAATGCACTGGGGCAACTACCATTGGAActcaaattccaattcaaatgatCTTTATcccaaaaaaatttatcacGGCTCAATTTCCTACCACAACGTTCCACGTCCATCGCATCCGCCTCTTTCATCTTATAATTAAACTTAATAATCGACCGACATTTAACACTCCAATAACAAAACCGTTCACCAAACCCCATCTTAATCTTTAACAACCTcaaataatggaaaataaacGGGAAATGGCGTGTGTACCCACAATTAACCATCGATTTATACAGCATATCAAAGGAATCCATATTAGGTGTCACCCCCCATCGCATGAAACTGTTGAACACAAGTAACGACAAATCCAATCTTCCTCTCTCTGCAAAGGcaataaggaaaagattCAAAGTCTCGTGCGTAATCATCATCGTTCGTCTCTCCTGATAATGTCTCATCATCAACCAAGCCTTATCCAATTCACCAGCATCtaaaaatcttttcaaacaaAGATGAAATAGTTTCTCATCATTGATACCAACTTGATTCTTCACCAGAAACTTTAATATATCCAATCCACTATCCCGCTTACCCTCCGCATCCACTTCCTGGTTCCTCAACACGGTGTAGATAAACCGATCAGTCATGGCGACACCAACACGTTCAATCATATTCTCCATGTATACATCCCTAgacaattcatcatttaaaaaattataacATGTAGTCCATGTGTACACATCCGCATGACATTCGTATTTCCTCATCTGATTCAACACAAACAAGATTTCCTTCTCCAGGGCACCATTTGTTTTCCTAATATgtgaattcttcaaaatagaCCGCATCATTACATTGAATGTTCTCACATTGggtttcaatttcaatatcttcaattgtttgTAAAGCTCACGCACGGTGGCAAAATCAAATCGATTACTATAAAATAACATCATATCGTTATACATCTGTGTCGTTCTCAGCGGCAGGGTTTTCATGTTCATCggattcattaaatttctcAGGATCTTGGGGATCACACCGTTCAACTGCGATGATGATCGGAAGTAATATTTCGTATGTGTAAGCATGCCAATGTACTCCTCCAATCGCCGAGATGATGACTCGTCATCAGCGGAGAAATCAGGTACTTTCGGTATCTCTGAGGTGGAAAAATTACTATAAACTACCTTCGATTCCTCATGGTTATCCATCATCGGACTTGCACTCGGATCAGTCAACTGCATCAAGCGGGGcaacatcatcttcaataacGATTGCGATTTTTCTACtttgatatatttgaatcGCGGATCAGTATTAATCTTCCGCAATTGCTGATAATTCTCTCGTGCATGGCCAACTTGGTAATCATCTTTCAATGCCGATCTGCCAAATTCATGAACTCGCAACGGTGATAATTGTTCTTGCACCACTCTTCTTTCGTATTGTGAATTCCGACCAACAAGATacatattcttcttcacaATTTTATCCTGGCCCTTGatctgttgttgttgcttcCTCCGCTTTGGCTTTGGTGAAGATTCGACCCCTTGTGGAGAAACTCGGGTCGTTCGTATTCCTTGCTCAATACCATGTGTAGTTACCAGTCTATTTAGTCTCGCAAACACATTCATCCATTCATCTGTGTCGATCCTTTCTAAAATGTTTGACCGATTGTTAACTTTTATATAGTATTTGgcctttttttttctataCGCGGAATTTCCATCCATATTGATGATAGATTTTATTgatagatagatagatGATATTACACCAACCAACCAGCCGTCGTCCATTATGTGCAAAGAAATACTCTCATTGTAATTTACTCCACCACGGGCGGATAATGCACAGGATACTGTTTTTCCAAAGGAACTCGAGAATTCATATACGACAAATAAGTGTTCCAAAAGATTGCTACAACATTTACTGCCAATAATCGATGTTGTAAGGGCACCCAAGTGAAATTAACCATTTGAAACAATGGCCAAACACACCAATTAGTCACTAGTGTCCTCCACCATTGTGTCTTGATCTTTGTCTCCACATCCTTCATGGTCCCACCTTCCATAATCGTCATACAACTGAAATAGAAGGGCACCCCCAGGGGTGCAAATGCCAATTGATCAACACTCACTTTGTAAAGCATGGAGAGGCTCTTGTTATGTTGAAACCGTAGTGGCAACTTCACGTTATTTTGTAGAATCTTGTACCATTTGTCTCCAATGAACGAGAAAATCATTGACCCGTAAATAACAGCTCTAGAAGTTCTATGCCAGTCgaagttcttcttcttttgctCAATCTCATCACCTTGTTTTGGTTGTTCAGTAGGGGCAAATAGTATTTGGGCACTAATATCCCCTACTCCGAATAAAGTCCCAGTCATGATAGCATTTGTAGTCTTGGGATGGGTTCTTAGACAGCGGTTATACAAATTGAACAGTTTCATAATTCGTTTTGTTCTTTGGTTGCTTGCTTCTTTGTGTGAATTTACATGTGTTGTGTAAGGAAGATAGTTAAACTAAACTATTCAATTGATGTGTAAGCGGAGTTTTTCTATTACCGTTCTTTGgtgaattattattcagGCAACATCCCATCGACTACTAAGACACTATATACACAAGTAACTGTTCTCATAACTTTTTATTTCTATACTCATACCATCTACTATTGGTTAAGCTGTTCTTCTCGTTTCCCCAACTAAAATGTTTCTTTTATCTGCTGTATGAAATGAGATGGTTACTACCCAAATAGCACAGAAAGGAAAATCTACTCACAAGAAACCATCGCAACGATTTTCCAAGCAATAGTGCATCATCATTTCTGCTCTAACTTTAAATATGTCTTTGCCTTGCTTCGTTGTTGTCTGCTTATTAATGGAAGAGTCATCCATCTTTGACAgataagaaagaaaaaaaaaaaatttcactCGAGAGAATAGATCTCTTTATCTGACACATCCACTACAGCAAACCAACTATGACCAACTcacaatatatatattgtcGTTCTCCCCATCGGTATCCTCCAACAGTGTCCCACTTCCACTATCCATGACTTATCAGTAATGATAAACAAAGGCTACGACATGCCAAGAGAAAAGTATCAGCTTGTCCAATGTCTCAGAATTCATTCTCCCGCCTCGTTCTTCGATGACCTAGGTCTTAAAAGTCCTCAGTGTACACTCTACGTCATGGTCAAGGATATCGAAAACTTACTTCCTGGCGGATCCTCTTCTCCCACTTTGTCCTACATTGACACGATTGATGAGTTCAAATTCTACACAATTACGGAACCTGATACCTTCCATTTCGCAGAAGACAACGTCCTAGCCACCGTCTCTTACAAACCAATATCTGAATCAGGGGACTGCTACGAGGCAACCTCATTCACTGCTTTTGCTAAACGTTGTGgtatcaatatcttcaatgcTTCCTTGAAGCATTCCAAAGATGGCCATTTGAATTGTAACAGGTTGATCGTTCATGTCATCGTGGAGCATGACCTGGTGCCATATTATCAGGATAAATTAcattttgaagaagtcGAGCGTGGGTTGATCAAGAGAAAAGATTTACAAAGTCTTGGGTTCCAAGAGGGATTTGTAGCCGCTAGAGACTTCCACGTTTCTACTATGGAAAGACTTTTATAAGCTCTGTATAACTAGATAGAATATATAGcttaaaataaaactttTTGCAACCAGGAAGGATGGTTTATTTGCCCATTCATCTGTCCAGTTCTTCTAATGACTGATTTTGTTCTatgataaaaaaaaatgttagaatgaaatttctagGGTAAACAATAGCATTCAACAGGAAACAACGAGATACAGCTCAACACTTATGAAAGATCTGATAGTGAATAGGAAGGAGTTGAGATCCTGGCAGAAGAATCTAGTTTGGGGCAAGGATGGTACGTTATACTTGAACACATCGCCTCATATCACAATTGCGCAACCGCGTTTCGAGAAGGAAGTGAACGGTAACAGTAAGAATCTATTCCATTTGAAAGAGTTCCCGCTGGAATTGgaatctaataataaattggaGTTCGAGTTTGCTGAGAGGAACACGCTTTTGAATTCACAACCGATTTCATATGTTAGGTATTGCGAACCTTCCCTGGGCggtaataacaataatttattagctGTCTTGACTTCTAATGGGAATGTCTGCATATTTGAAAACGATGTCCTGGTGGCAAATTTGGATGACTCAGCTGCACCATTGGCAGGGAGAATTTACCATTCATTGCATTGGAATTCGAATTTAACTGCTAATGGAGAATATATAACTCTCGGTAATGAATTGGGTCAATTGgtaatctttcaaaaaggTAATTCTGACAACAGTTTCCATCTGCTCAAGACCATCAATTTGGTATCGGACTGCTTGGAGTGGATCACATCCATTGTTGAAGACGATAATGGGACGTTATTTGCAActttaacaaataattcCGTATATTCCGTGAAATCCATGTATGTGGACGACCCCACAATAGAAATGATTAAGGAACCTTCGagatttaaaatatttgatacaAAAGCTTTGGATGGATATGTGGTTATAACCACCACTGGTTATTTCCATAAGATTAATGTCTCCACAGGACAgcatttccaatttgagATCGGCGCCAATGATGGATTCCATATAATCCCAGTGACTATTGACGGTGAACAAAAGTCAACTGTCTTATTATCAAACAAGACATCATGTTCTATTCAATTAAACGATGAGGAAATAACATTATTACCagataatattatttcaccacatttggaaaaaaagtTTAAAAAATGGAACACATATTGGAATGAATATGATAAGTATGAAACGAGTTTGGTAATCTGTGGTGTTTCTATCTCAATGGATGGATATTCTGTGGCTATCATGTACGacattgaaagaatttcGCTGAAATACAGGATTGCATCTGAAcatcaatatcatattAAGTTTATTCCTTTGAATACCAAATGggaaatttcttctaaagTAACTGGGCTAGCGTGGTACCAAGCTTACCATATCTACAATAAAATGTTGCCCTTCCAAGGTCAAGTAGAAATAGATCTTAATGATCCTAAATATGACACTACATTAGATTTCAAGGATTATCTGATAACATTGCTGAATGATAATCAACTGAATAAACTAAGGTTTTTAAATctaattgaagaaaaggcaTCTATTGAAACGTTTCAAAAGctaatattaaaatatgCAACCGCAAATGTAGAAAAGGTTACAAATCCAATAGATAAATGTTGTATACAGTCGTTGGCAACAGTACTCAACCTTCCATGCCCTATCCAATCTGATCCGATAACGATTAAAAGTGAATACATTGAAGAAACGGTTGATGTTAAATTGGCTAAGGatttaaatcaaataattgcCGTTGATGGCACGGTATGGAAACGATGTGCTGTGTCGTTACTTCCTCTTTTAACAACAAAAGTGAAAATATGTCCCGTGAGCAAGACCAGAATCATTGACATTAACAAAGATTCTTTAAATGACTATGGATGGTTTTCACGGACGCTATTAGAAGTCTTTAACAATAACAGCATATATTGTGATACAAACATGATATCTGCTTGATAATTCGatcataaaaatatatatgaatTTGTAATATTAATGGGTAAAATACAttctataataataaattgaaaagcTACCTCTATTTATGGAGTTTGAAGAATGTCCTAGTTTCAAGCATCACTGAGTCTACAGTCGTTTGCGGCTGAATTCTATTTGCCACCCAGTGAGATAATTTGCCcttaatattttgagtGGCATACCTCTTGTCAAGAAGATAAATATTTGCATAATCATTAGCATGCCTAATGGCACGTCCAACACTTTGATTCACAGCTTTCATGCAAatagtttcaaaaaagtTCCTTGTTGCAATGTTAACATCTTGTTTGGTGCCACcattctttaatattttttcctccaaatgtttcttcttcaccaatAGTTCACCGCTAAATACATTCGGGTACGGTAAACCTGTCATTACTATTGCTCTACACAAGTCATCCTGGAAATTAATTCCCTCTGAAAGTTTGCCTCCTACAATTGCAAATAATATTGCACCTTGGTTCTTTGCAATTGTTTCAGAATAATCTGATAGGGGGTCTACCCCATCTTTCGATtcataaaatattgatCTGATGGCATTTAATTTTTCGAATAACCCATTGGATTTCCATTGGGTGATAACGTGGTCTAAATATTGATAACTGGGGAAAAACACAACGATACCACCTTTGGATGGAACAGAGGTGGataatttgataaaaaaCTGGAAAAGATACTTATTAATTAACTGTGtatcatttcttttctcGAAAGTAAATTCCCAAATGGGTTCATTTAGGATGAAAGTGTTTAAATTGGAATCTGGTATGACATGATCACATGAAAAGGAGGTTATTTGATCCTTAGGAACACTGGGAAACAGATTATCATAGAAATCTTGGATAGGTTCCATAGTACCACCTGCTAATATTACACATTTACTATCGCTTAATATGGATTGGAATTGCTTACTTGGTTCCATTAGCATATACTTGACTTTAGAGcctttttcaaagaaaaattgacCCTCAGATTTTGGATTCGATAATGATGTTAAGAAACTCATGATCCTAAAGAGTAATGGttgtgatgatgatgaattttttttctcgGATTGGTGTTCTTCTACTGGTTGGAGGGATTGCATGTAGGTGTCAATTTTGTATGCCACTTTGGATACCTTAAcatatttaattaatttatgAATGTTCAACATATCCACATTTGAATCATTTAACATATCATTGGGATCAATCTCCTGACCTGgttttttaaaattttctttgataaatttagCAATAACATTCAATAGtttgattaattttaataaattcacTCTATTCCCCGGGTTCAATCttgatttaaattttgataaatataCCTGTAACCCATTGATACAATAgatcaaatcattcaatgcAACTTCAGAAGAATAAATGGAATTAATTgtatcaattaaattatgGGCTTCATCGATAATTAttatggaatttttcaattccagGTTTAAACTTTCTCTCATTGTTTCCGACAGTAAATATTGGTATGGTAATGTTATTACTTCAGCTCCAGGTATAGAGTCACGTATAGCATAAAAGGGGCAAACACCAAGAGTTTCGCCCGCAGTGACAGTGTCCTCAATATCATGGATTTGTGCAAAAGTGTTGTCTCTAAATGCCAATGTATCGTTAGCCGTATGCCATTCTGGAGTGTTTTGATAATATGGACATCCTTCCTTTGAGTGTCTCACTTCATAACAGGCATCATTGATGGCCTCTGTagttttccatttcttAACGTTTGGATTAATACAAAGTATTTTTTTGGACCCCAAgggaatatattttattttttcatttatgtCATTCTCcttggaaaatgatgatggaAATGATGGTAATCTTAATTGTGATGCAAATTGGTTTAATTGGGAATGCGTTCTTGATGCAAAGTATATTTTTACAGGATTAGGTGATGCATTTTGATACTTATCTTGTAATGGCGTTGAAGATGTGGAAGGTTGTTTAGCTTCCAACTTGGCCAACAATTCATTGATCTGTCTACTTACTTCGGTTGGATCCTTCTTTTTATCGATAGGAGTAGATGCATCTTCTGTATATGGTTTCGGTAGgaattcatcttctttaatcGTTACATCTAGTTTAACTTTTGTACGTTTCCGTTTTTGACTCAATGGTAATGAAGAAGCTGAGCTGAGTTTCAACAGGGGctttaaatcaatttcgTCCAAATGCTTTTCATActcattcaataaatgtAGTTTGTCTTTCAAAATGGAGGATTTATACGTTTCATTAACCCAGTCCGGTTCATCGTCGTCGTTTTCTGATTGATTGTTGTTCTCCTTTTCATTGGATATCCCAGCTAAGTAATTAGTTTTGTTTTCTCTCAACCAAGTAATCGTCGAACATATCAATGATAACGTTTTGCCCGTTCCTGTTGGACTCTCCAAGATGgctatttttttattttctgatAATACATCATAGATGCATTGCATCAATTGCAATTGAATATCATATGGTTTATAAGGATGGTGGAAGTCGGTTGGACTAACTGTAGGCGGTGTCATCCTGATGGAGTTAGGATTCTATGGGAATGTTTTATCATTAGAGTGAaaagttatattttttcatcaaatcGATTTTGGTAAGCACATGTCATATTTTCAACGGCGCTAACTAACATGGATTATTTACATATACAAAAGGTTGAGTAAACTACGGGGAATGAGATAAATGGTGATTATAATACAACTCCTAGGAAATGCGACTAGGTAGAAAGGGGAAAATGTCTCACAAACGTTAAAACGGAGGGTGTTTTCAACTATAACAATTTTAATGACATTGTTATAGTTTCAAAGACTTCAGAACTAAACTATGTATCTCATAAGATCTTTAGTTCAACAGAAGCCCCATCCTCATAAACACTTAACACAACCGAAGTTTTTGATGATTACAAGGTAGAACGCTATTGCACTTACAGTGTGTAAACTCTCTTTAGAGAAGTGATGCATTGTCGCAATGACTTTGCTCAAACCgctttcaaataaatttgggGTTGAATCGGCTTATGATCTTATAACACGGAGCTCCTCTTTAATTGGGCAAGAGATAACAGTTGTTAGTAAATCAATAGCCTGCACTGAGGGGACTATTGTTGAAACTTTTTTGTTCGAGACGTCATTATTATTCGGCCTCACCAAAAATGGTTCCGAAACTCCGCAAAGGGATGGAATGGAGATGGTTGCAAGTCCAATTAAATAGCAAGACAATTCAAACTTCTATTCTCTCACAAATACAAAGTTTTATTCCTTTACGAGTGGATCAATAAACTAATATGTTTGTTCATTATCACGTTTCGACTCAACAAGCTTGCACCTTCCATGGTGACATTTCCTTAGACACACTTGGATCCAAAAATGATGACACGGTGGATAATGTGTTAAGGgaattagaaaataaattaggTGAAGGACCACTTTCAAGAAGGGAGGAATATGTTTTGCCATCGGGTCCGCATTCAGTTTTCCTATTTTGTAATGTTGACGAGCcaaattttgataagaTTTTAAAAGTTTGTTCATTTGACGATGACGAAAGGTTTAAGGATGCTAATACGTATGCGTATATGATGGAAGATAAGGGTAAtaattggaagattttCAGGTTTTCGCTTTTGAGGAGTGTGGATCTTTTAAATCAATCGCGTCTTTTATTTGTTCTAGTTGGGAGGGAAGTTACAGTTGTTATTAGTCTTTTAGATTCTGAAACAATCCAGGGGAAGCTTGTTACTCGGATGGAGCACGAGAAGACTATTTCCAGTCTTTACTCTTGGATTGTTGATGAGAATACCAAGAATCTTATGTATTTGAGAGATGAAATGCGCGAGCTTTATGCTACGGCCAGGGTCGGTATGCCGCAGGAAGAGACAATAAAGAAACTTATAGAGACGCTTAGGTTtctatttttcttttcagaGCAATATTTTAGTATGTTGAAAGCCATTACGGAAATGTTTGGTGGTGATCATGAAATTCAAGTAAAATTGGCAGCTCAAGTTCGTAATGCTGGTTTCTTCCATCACGAATGCAAcgagaaattgaaaaccACGTTGCGAGAGTTAGGGGTTTccgaagaagaaattacaTCTATCCATGCACGTATGATAGGCTCTGAAAGTAATTAGTTATGTACACTATATCGTATCGTCTTAACATCTGCATAACGACGTGCGTGCGGAACGGACCATTCCGATCGACGACGTTAAGAGCAAGGACACGTTGCgaatcaatcaatcaatcgCTCCAACGCGTCAGGCTTACCCCTCACAAGGAGCAGTTCACGCGTTCTTCCTGTAAAATGACGTTCATGAGAACAAAGAGGGCCAGTCGGAAAAACATCCAACCTTAAAACTGTATTCGACCCCTTTCCAATGAGAAAAACTCCATCCGTATTAACCGTCTGTGCGGTATTTTCCCGTTCGGGCCATGGTTGTCACTGGCAACAAACGAGCGCTCATCGTGCGAAACGAGCATGCAACGAACGGGAACAAAGGCCACACGGGTTTCCCGATTGGGCCACTCCCCAGATGCCACACGCACCCCCTGCGGCGTTTTCTGGGCTCTCCGCACGGCATGTGCACCGTGCGTCTGCATTGATGGATCCGcattcatttaattttcCCGATAGGGTAACCGACCTGCGTTTTGCCCCTTTCCAACACGTAAAAGCCGACGCGTGGGGTGGGGTACTCGCTGTTCATACTCGGCTCGTGTGGGCCCACTTTCCAGCACTCATAGTCGCACACtcacatatatatatatatagtcTGTCTGTCTGTCTAATGTGTGTGTGTGCTCCCAGCCATTGTTCACCGCTGACACTTCAACTGCCTCTTATCGTTGCTTTACATCCTCCTATACAGACCATCCGCGCCGAAGTACCCCACACGGAAATGATGCTCCTCGACAGATTCCAAAATAAGTttcaccaccaccaccattcACATAAGAAGACAGGTTCCACCTCCACCTCCACCTCAAACATCACGCCCAGCTCGAGCATGGACTTGCAAAAGGATATACCAATGTCAGACGACACGGAAAATGGCGAATTGTCCCCTATTTCACCCCAACCAAGAACAAAATCACAATCTCTGCTGCAATCCCCAGAGTACAACTACTCCTCCACGGAGCCCAACCCGGAAACAAACTCTTTCAGCTTCGAATACAACAGTACGGACCCCAGAATGAGAACCCCAGTAATGACCCCCGTAGGAACTGCAATTCCATACTcgcaacaacaacaacaatcaaCTTTCCTACCACCTTATATCGCCAACAGAGCGCGTCAAAATAGTAACGTCTCCCTGGCAAGCTCCATCTCAGAATACCCAAACTCTCTAAGACAGCAAGTGGCCACCACCACTGCAATTAATAACGCGACATTCACAGAACCATTCATGGCTTTACTCTTGGAAGTGTACCAATCCATTTGTTCCGATCCAACAATGACTCCCTTCGACTCCTTCAATCCACCCTCCGGGATCCTTAACAAAGTCGCTAAGATCT is drawn from Naumovozyma castellii chromosome 10, complete genome and contains these coding sequences:
- the NCAS0J00710 gene encoding uncharacterized protein, with protein sequence MFVHYHVSTQQACTFHGDISLDTLGSKNDDTVDNVLRELENKLGEGPLSRREEYVLPSGPHSVFLFCNVDEPNFDKILKVCSFDDDERFKDANTYAYMMEDKGNNWKIFRFSLLRSVDLLNQSRLLFVLVGREVTVVISLLDSETIQGKLVTRMEHEKTISSLYSWIVDENTKNLMYLRDEMRELYATARVGMPQEETIKKLIETLRFLFFFSEQYFSMLKAITEMFGGDHEIQVKLAAQVRNAGFFHHECNEKLKTTLRELGVSEEEITSIHARMIGSESN
- the CIP1 gene encoding Cip1p (ancestral locus Anc_8.80), which codes for MRKTPSVLTVCAVFSRSGHGCHWQQTSAHRAKRACNEREQRPHGFPDWATPQMPHAPPAAFSGLSARHVHRASALMDPHSFNFPDRVTDLRFAPFQHVKADAWGGVLAVHTRLVWAHFPALIVAHSHIYIYSLSVCLMCVCAPSHCSPLTLQLPLIVALHPPIQTIRAEVPHTEMMLLDRFQNKFHHHHHSHKKTGSTSTSTSNITPSSSMDLQKDIPMSDDTENGELSPISPQPRTKSQSLLQSPEYNYSSTEPNPETNSFSFEYNSTDPRMRTPVMTPVGTAIPYSQQQQQSTFLPPYIANRARQNSNVSLASSISEYPNSLRQQVATTTAINNATFTEPFMALLLEVYQSICSDPTMTPFDSFNPPSGILNKVAKISIEQAEFKNLDIGHEKNSWLLTTVRHRLLQEVRKEGYLSRNASLSSLQPPIFNNNEFLSLDLQQQDTSISSTSTNFMSLKRIGSNNNNNTGTGTGLSRPNTPQLLMAYQQQLQQIPLTLERTRSNNSRDFNNNLINLPEPNFGISLGINSLSLNQNFVARQCNNNSNSRISSPLPSNNNTSTNYNNNNNNANGLWNQDLPKRDRLKR